The Lactuca sativa cultivar Salinas chromosome 2, Lsat_Salinas_v11, whole genome shotgun sequence genome includes the window TTGCTGCAAAATtcatgagtgttcataagttctaagtattggattcaacccacactcacttgcatcacttcatggaatttatctcgagtgatcgtgagacgataatatcatataaatatttaaacctagaggtatgagttgttgactatgagttcgTTATCTATTGATTATACgcaaatgcattggtaactcgatgttataaaacgtgcttttgtgcataattcaaaaagtagtcagtacaagcatatgagtcgaaatttatctgttccttctagaaatagaagcgatatctgggcccctcgatgatttggttttgacttatgtaccgggcctggtcagaacctaattgatgcaTTCAAATTtggttctatgtcgaaacaaatcagagatcgagaaacaaatgttggacaataagtacgaccacgttccatgtgtttgtccagcGGATATCTTAAgagtagaggattatatgatcacttatcttaaatggtgtatcattatcatctcagttccgagagactttgaaagagctacgattgctagtcggatcctgaagtcatatctgcaaatataattattagacttatccaagtgagagactgttggatatagtgtctaagtccataactttatttggtatggacttgacccgacccggcatggtccatttgggttacatggcattgcaatacttggatagactaaatgagagaaaggacacttgtgattattaatatattataagttctaatatattaataatagtattaattaattagtgttgatcaagtattaatttagaattaatttggtgatcaaaatgagactaattaaatatatagggttgattatgacaatcatctaatcttttatggtggatttatgatccatggtttatggagttgggttataaccatttggagctccatggatagttcatgggagctacaaacccatggatcattagaaatgaagagtcatgacaattaagggtattcatgtgaaaaccctaattgtgacaacactataaaaggagccCTATAGCTAGCAAAATCGGGCTACTAGTGAGTtctaagagggcataaccgattttgagtgcaagtgtaatctcttaagttattccaagtcttatggtgttgtgtgaagcatttgaggcacaacaattggggtgctaggctcacaaagtcttcaaggaatccaagcaacaagaaaagtATGcacttctactagtttttatattacatattccccatgccatgttagttaGGACATAAACCTTgaaaaaacaaatttgcatgtatattagagaaaacatagattcaaggtctatagggttgcatatacaccataggagtgttagaatgctcaaaacccatcagttattaTCTATAAAATTTTCACTATATTTGAAGGAAACAGAAGGATTACATCAAAGGTGAATTTACATCAACTTATAGAACTTGCAAATGATAATAAAGAAAGATGGGCGCTACGAAGACAAAGAACACGCAAATCAATATAaagaaagattttttttttgaggtATGTAGTCTTGTCTTATGGTTATTGTTACTTATGaaattattgtttttaattcacCATCTACATATGCTACTTAATGTTCATGTTTAACTTTTTGTTATCTGATCTGGTGCTCAAAAATGTTATTGTATAGTCATGACTAACTTGCAataaatagcaacgtactttcattTATTCCGTGTATTATAAGTTATTTCATCATACTCTCACTTCTGTctactacaacatcctatttcaaaatttattatctTATTAAAGCATTatactttaaaattttgatatactGTAATTCCATTTATTTTTTCTTCTTAGGATAATAtactttgaaagtacattgttatttcttgcatttaaatgTATTTGGCCATTTTCCATTTAAATATGTGTACTATATTATCATACTTTGATTTAAgattaaattttttttcttaatgagACATTGAACTTTGGAAAATCTACCTAATTATAGTAGGTAAAACTATTTTGTAATTGTATGACATCACTATAAGTTGAAGTTTTGTCAATGGCTCTAGTACCCGATCTTGCATTGAGGTTATATTTGAAATGTGCTGAGGTATGTGATGTGATTTCTATATTTTTTGACttttgtattattatttttattgttattgttattttatATTGTCTAATATGCACCAGCCTTGTAGGCTACAAAGGATTAATCTTTTCACACAGGCATACATATTATACGAAGAATAGATTttgttaaattttaaattttatcatAGTCAAGATTTTTGGTGTCAATTCAGTTCCATTTATTTGCTTGATATAGCACTTTCAAGTTTTTCTTATTAgaacattatactttgaaaaatctaccaaattaTGTCAATGAAAATTAATTTGTACACAGTTGGGTAGATTTTTACATGTTGTAATAGGATGAAATAAcaataggatgctataataaagaaataaatgatATTAAATTTCTATTTCTTATGCTTTGTTATCTTATATCTTATTTTACTCTTTGTATTGGTTTTAACAGTTTTCGAGGGCACATCTAAGTGTGCTCTATCTGATTGATTATACGGACACTTTAAAGAATCCACACCTTTGTGATCAAAAACAAGGATACCTAACATTATTGATCAATATCAATAATAAGATTATTATGCAGGttcagtttatatatatatatatatatatatatatatatatatatatatatatatatatatatatatatatatatatatatatatatatatataccttttatGATAGAAaataaagtgttataaaaataATTCAATAATCATTATTCAGTTGTTTTCAACTTTATTTCATATCCTTTTGGCATCATGTAACAACttggaaataaaataaacaaccATGCTAACATTGGATTTGATGGTTTTGAAAAGGTGATTTATTTTGTGTTTATTTTCAGATTTTATTTTTCTAGTTGGTCATAGGGAAACCCTCAAAGCAAAACAAAATGAGATTTTATACAACAAATTGAATTTTAATCAAGTTGATTGTAAATTTGATTTTGCAGGTTTTGACATTTTCGTTGAGCATAATTGGTTGTTTGTGTGTACGAGGCACTTCAAATCCAAATTGTTTGGCTGTATTTGTAATTAATATTCAATTTTGATGATTAGACAACCTTGTAGAAGAATTTTTGATGATAtaatatatctacaaaattgatGTAactattaaatttatatttactatatttttatatatttttatgaatattataatTGGAAAATTGGATTTTATTGAATATTTTTATCAAACTGAATTTACTTTGTAACATATTTCTACTGAACATATTATTGTTGAacaaacactacaagaaaaatcatAAATGGCTATGGAAAATTACTATGGAATCAAAATCCGTTGCTATTTTACTACGGAATATGCTACGAAACGACTTGTCGTAGCTATTTTGCTACATAAATGGTTACAAAATTGCATTATGTAGCTAAATCTTAAATAGCTACGTAAAGCTGTTAAGAAATCTAAATTTATAGGTATTTTACTACGGAATATGTTACAAAATGGTTGATTGTAACTAATTTGGTACGGAAATGGCTATGGAATTGCATTTCGTAGCTAAATCTTTGAATTCTTGCTACGGAATTAAATCTATAGCTAGTTTACTACAAATTTTTTGGTTTTAGCTACTTCTCTGTGAAGTTTGTTACAAAATCCATGTATGTAGCTAGTTGGCTACATAATTGGCTACGAAATAAAAATACGTTGCTAGTTAGCTATGAAATTGGGATCCATAGCTATTTTGCTAGGAAAATTTGctacaaaataaaattttgtagCTAATCTATTAGAGAACTTGTTACAAAAAGGTGAATTTGCAAAATAGCAACGAAATCAAAATGCATAGGTATTTGGCTATGGAAAATTCCGTAGTCAAGTAGTTACGAAATCTGTTTCCGTAGAAAAATATATAAGATTATTGAAAAAAATAACTTAAAAAtacacaattatctttgaaaactcaacaacaaaaataaaatattatttttaattgttttgaaaatttaattataatataatttCTACATTATAAATATTCTGTAATTTTTAGATATTACTGACATACATTTGCTAATTTTCGTATAATAATATTATCCCCAATTTTTTGAGGCTTTGGAAATTATTAACcccaaatcaaaatttattttcccTCAGCCTTGTACCGgccttttctaaaaaaaaaaagaattaatttgttttgttttggttttttagtaaaaaaaagagagagaatcgTTTGATGAACTTGAGCCATGATGTTTGTTTCAATGTTTTACTAAGGGTAAATTAGTAAATTCACACAAATATACTTCCTCCCCAACCCCAAATTAGAGGTATCATGTTCAAAAGATATCCTGTTCAAACCCATCGTCGGATGCCGATCGCATCTATCCCTCTCTCAACTTGCCGCCACTGTTTGTCAGCCACCCATTACGCCGGTCGTTGCTACTCACAGCGTTCGATTTCATTGGTATTTTTTTGCATAGATTCTATTTGAATCTTTAGCAAACTCGAACCCCATTTCAGGTACTGCCCCAAGCCTTAATTTCACCCTGTATTCTTGTATCACGGTAGGCATCTGTTCTTTCATGTTAATTaggatgtaatgttatatttgaaCAAAGTTTTGTATCATGGTAAGCATCTATCCAGTTAAGCATACCCCTAAATAATTTGTCTTGGAACATGAAATCCAGTCATGgtgtttgttgtttctttttaACAGATATAGAAAATATTCTAATCTACTCCAAAGTAAAGAAAAGATGACACCACCCATGAATTACATTAAAACtactaataaaatataatacagTGTTACACAAATTCTCAAAAAGTAAAAGTCGGATGCTAGATATTCAACTCTTAGATCATGTAATCAACAAATTCAAATCTCATTTTTTAGATTCGATAAATGTATATTTGTTAATTGTCATACGCCAAAAATACCCTAAAAATCTAGTTGTGGGGTGGTTAATCAAGGCACTAGAGATGAAATTTTAAGGTGTCTAGTGGCTGAAAAGCGTGTTGGGCAAATATGtaatttaagaaaataatttccttgacaagaatgttatggtattcaaaaGTCAAAATGATTCCAACTTCCAGATCTTGATAGTCCCATCATCACTTACTGAAGCAAGAAGCATATGCCCCTGCAAAATACAATAAAACTATTGATGTAATATAAAGAAATGAAACTATGTtgttataaatataataaaaaataaacaaaagtaggttgctatttcttgACAAGAATTTTCAAACCTTAATTTCACCATGTATTCTTGTATCACGGTAAGCATCTGTTCTTTCTTATATTTGGAATTTGTGTGACATTGGTGTAAGCATCTGTTGTATActttttttttgatatttatgtgaCTTTAGTATATGCATATACTTGTAATCTTTATGCTTGTAAGCTTTTATTAAAAGAATGATCTTGTTTAATACTTtggtttttttattaattttatcaatGGTGTTGTTATTATTGATATCTTTCTTGCTTTTGTGGTTTCTGCTTGGATATGACTAATAGCATACACTTGTAATCTTTATGCTTGTAAATATTTGTTTATAGTACAAATAATGGTCAAATGAAGTTATTTGTAATAGCTAATCTCTTAAGGGCGGCAACAAGTGACTTGTATAGATGTATATTTAGAGCAAAGGGCATAACTGAATTTTTCAAAGTATTATGTGTTATAGGAAAATAACTTAAAATTAGgatgtttaatataaaaaaaatgaaagtagggTGCTATCTTACACACTTTTTTGAGAGTAGGTTGTTCTATCTTGACGAGGATATGAGGTTAAATACTTGTTTAATTAAGATCTGCCATCTTATTTTCCtgattaatattttcatttcaaGAAATATGGTTAGTAGGTTTGTTTCCTAACCTTTTATTACTCCCTGATTACGACTAATTTTTGATACTTGTGTGCAGATGTAATAAAATGAGCAATAGAAATAGAAATTGGATGTATGAACGACTTGATGATCGTGGTCATGTCTCTCATATTTTCATTAATGGTGTGAAAACATGCATCGAGTTTGCTTCTACTAAGCAAAGTTATATGGATGGAGATAAAGTTAAATGCCCATGCACAAAATGCAATTACAATGCATATAAAGCAGTTGATGAGGAAAAATATCACATATACAAGTTTGGTTTTGTTCCAAATTATGGGTTTTGGGATAAACTTAGAGAAACATCATTGGATAGTACTTCATTAGGGATGGATGATACATACATGAGTTTAAATGAACACCATGATCCTACTTATAGAGAACCGGTTATGGATGCAGTGGGTCCTGATTTCATGACTAGAACTATTGATGAGGAGCCAAATCCAGAAGATAAGAAGTTTTTTTGATATACTAGAGGTAGCCGAGAGAGAGTTGTGGCATGGTTGTAAAAAGGTGACACATCTATCTATTGTAGCTCGACTATTGAATATCAAATCAGAATATCGCATACCTGAGTTATGTTTTGATGTCATTTGTCAATTGATAAAGGATAGGTTATCGGAGGAGAATAACATGGTTGATAGTTTCTACAAGAGCAAAAAGTTAATACAAGCATTGGGTTTACCTGTGGAATTGATTGACTGTTGCAGGTCTGGATGTATGATATATTGGAGGGGCGACAAAGATCTTGAGCGGTGTAAATTTTGCAACGCATAGAAGTACAAAAAGTCAAGAAACTCATCCACACGTTTGCGTATAACTTTCAAGAGGATGAATTATTTTCCCTTGACTCCAAGGTTGAAGAGACCATACGTTTCACAAACAACAGCCGCATCCATGTGATGGCATGCTGATAATCATGGCCACCATGTCGGTGTAATGTGTCATCTATCTGATTCTGAAGCATGCAAGCAATTTGATAGTAACCGTCCTTCATTTGCAGCCGAAAGACGTAATGCTAGATTAGGCATATGTACAGATGGGTTTCAACCCCATGGTGCTTCAGGAAAACAATATTCATCTTGGCATGTCATTATAACACCTTATAATTTGCCACTGTTTGTGTATATGAAACAGCCTTACATGTTTTTTACTATGATTGTGCCCGGACCTACAAACCCTAAACAAAAACTAGATTTCTTCCTTCAACCAGTTATTGCAGAACTCAAACAGTTATGGGAAGAAGGTGTTTTAACTTATGATGTTTCtttgaaacaaaattttcaattaagagTTGCATTGATGTGGACAATTAGTGATTTTCCGACGTATGGAATGTTATCAGGATGGGCAACCGCAACGAAGCTAGCATGTCCATATTGTGGGAAACATACACAAGCTTTTAGACTTGAAAATGGTAAGAAGATATCATGGTTTGATTGTCATAGAAGATTCCTCACTATTGATCATCCATATAGAAAAGATAAAGGTAAGTTCAAACAGAATCTTGTAGAGACAAAAGGTCCACCTCCAAGTATGAATGGTGAAGAAACCATAAGGCAAATTGAAGAACTTGGTTTGTTAAAAGTGACCGAACTTAATGCCGATGTATTA containing:
- the LOC111876981 gene encoding uncharacterized protein LOC111876981, which codes for MCHLSDSEACKQFDSNRPSFAAERRNARLGICTDGFQPHGASGKQYSSWHVIITPYNLPLFVYMKQPYMFFTMIVPGPTNPKQKLDFFLQPVIAELKQLWEEGVLTYDVSLKQNFQLRVALMWTISDFPTYGMLSGWATATKLACPYCGKHTQAFRLENGKKISWFDCHRRFLTIDHPYRKDKGKFKQNLVETKGPPPSMNGEETIRQIEELGLLKVTELNADVLNKSRGNVVGKTEAYSGIYHIGKQTTLDIILMLCRLRRIFLRICFTL